AGGATTTATTTAATACTTTTAGTGAAATATTAATAAACATATCATCAGAAGAAAAAGCAACATTATTAATAGATACAAATAATTCTAATGAAGAAGAAGTCGGTTTATTTGTATCTGAAGTGGTAATGACTTTAATGTTAGAAAAAGGAATCGAGTTATCAGAGGGAATTAATGTTAATTTTGTTAAATTTACTCCTACTCAATGGCACAATTTGGAAGGCTTCATTAAAGAGAAAATTATCAGTGGCTAAATTAATTTATTAGTAGTAAAAAAAGCCCATTCATTAACTACTTACTACCAAAAAAAAATCCCTGTGATACAATAAAATCGTTTTTATATTTACAAAACTTAAGATTTATCCTCACAACATAATTAGCTCACAAATCCCATGGTAGTAAACAGACTCGGAAAACTATGTGCGATCGCCCTCTACTGTGCATTTCTAGGGGGTTGTATGATGGAAAATCATAGCCAAGCCCAAGAAGAAAGAGAAGGGCAAGAAAGACCCTCTGCCCCCTCCGTAGATGCGGTTCGGGTAAATAGGGAAACCCTAGAAGAAGCCCAAGAATATATTGGCACTACCCAACCAGTCAGAGAAGTTGTGGTGCGATCGCAGGTAGAAGGACAACTATTGAGCTTAACTGTGGATGTAGGGGATACCATCACCCAAGGGCAAACCATCGCCAGACTAGACGACACCATTCTACAATCAGCCCTCACCAGGGCGCAAGGGGAATTGTCCTCCCTACGTGCCGAAAGATTAAGTGCCGTAGCCGAAATTAACAACGCCCAAGCCCAAGTAGAATCAGCCCGAGTCCGACTCCAACAAGCCCAAGCCGACGTTAACCGCTTTGAAGAATTAAACCGAGAAGGGGCGATCGCCCGTAGAGAATTAGAAGTCGCCCAAACCGAAGAAAGAACCGCCATCCAAGAAGTATCCTCCGCCCAATCCCAAGTCAGAGTAAGAGAATCCGCCGTAAGTGCGATCGATGGTAGAATTCAAAGCCAACAAGCTATCATCACAGAAGCCAGACAAAGACTAAACTACACCCAAATTAGCGCAGGAAACCAAGGACGAGTCCTCGAAAGACTCACCGAACCAGGCAACCTCGTTCAACGAGGGGGCGAAATACTGCGCCTCGGTGACTTTAGCCAAGTAAAAGTACAAATTTCCGTAT
This window of the Cyanobacterium stanieri LEGE 03274 genome carries:
- a CDS encoding efflux RND transporter periplasmic adaptor subunit yields the protein MVVNRLGKLCAIALYCAFLGGCMMENHSQAQEEREGQERPSAPSVDAVRVNRETLEEAQEYIGTTQPVREVVVRSQVEGQLLSLTVDVGDTITQGQTIARLDDTILQSALTRAQGELSSLRAERLSAVAEINNAQAQVESARVRLQQAQADVNRFEELNREGAIARRELEVAQTEERTAIQEVSSAQSQVRVRESAVSAIDGRIQSQQAIITEARQRLNYTQISAGNQGRVLERLTEPGNLVQRGGEILRLGDFSQVKVQISVSELDLENFSVGRPVTVRLDAYPTQTFSGVVSTISPAADADVRQIPVEITLDTNSLSINSGLLARVSLADNRTPPIVIPQNALEVGGNDENNPTVFVLNDNGSQPSVIARPIVIGDNRNGRVEVTQGLQESDRLIIRSSQPLQDGQNVSLSIISDN